A stretch of the Sulfurimonas sp. HSL3-1 genome encodes the following:
- the putP gene encoding sodium/proline symporter PutP, translating into MQTPVLISFGLYMLVMVAIGLYFYFKTEDLGDYVLGGRGLGPGVTALSAGASDMSGWLLLGLPGMMYSDGIAGSWIAVGLLIGAYLNWHYVARPLRIMTHRLDDAITIPDYFANRFGDAKGHLRVITALVILLFYTLYTSSGLVGGAKLFEATFHLDYAVALAVGSIIIVSYTFLGGYNAVSWTDFIQGILMMLALIVTPAVVITHLGGLSAALELMESIDPTHLDIVHGTGVIGILSLMAWGLGYFGQPHILVRFMSIRSEDEMHHAKAIGMGWMGLSIIGSLAVGFFGLAYVVSSGTDLADPEKIFITLSQLLFDPWIAGFLLAAILAAIMSTIDSQLLVSSSVLTRDIYHATLRKKASDSELVWVGRATVIAIALIAWYLSTDKNSSVLSLVAYAWAGFGAAFGPLIILSLYRRDITKGGAIAGMVTGALTVIVWKQLEGGLFELYELLPGFVAGWVAIRLVSPVTPPVPESILHRVEETSGDFRRKKGEA; encoded by the coding sequence ATGCAGACACCCGTACTGATCTCGTTCGGCCTTTACATGCTTGTTATGGTGGCCATCGGCCTCTATTTCTACTTTAAAACCGAGGACCTCGGCGACTATGTGCTCGGCGGGCGGGGTCTCGGTCCCGGCGTCACGGCGCTGAGCGCGGGGGCCTCGGATATGAGCGGCTGGCTGCTGCTCGGGCTGCCCGGTATGATGTACAGCGACGGGATCGCTGGCAGCTGGATCGCCGTCGGTCTGCTGATCGGCGCTTACCTGAACTGGCACTACGTCGCCCGGCCGCTGCGCATCATGACCCACCGCCTGGACGACGCCATCACGATTCCCGACTACTTCGCCAACCGTTTCGGCGATGCCAAGGGCCATCTGCGCGTCATCACCGCCCTCGTGATTTTGCTTTTCTATACCCTTTACACCTCCTCGGGCCTCGTCGGCGGGGCCAAGCTCTTCGAAGCGACCTTCCACCTCGACTACGCCGTCGCCCTGGCCGTCGGCAGCATCATCATCGTCTCCTACACCTTCCTGGGCGGCTACAACGCCGTCAGCTGGACGGACTTCATCCAGGGGATCTTGATGATGCTCGCCCTTATCGTCACGCCCGCGGTCGTCATCACCCACCTCGGCGGCCTCTCCGCCGCTCTGGAGCTGATGGAGTCGATCGACCCCACCCACCTCGACATCGTCCACGGCACCGGCGTCATCGGCATCCTCTCCCTGATGGCCTGGGGGCTGGGCTACTTCGGGCAGCCCCACATCCTCGTACGCTTCATGTCGATCCGCAGCGAGGACGAGATGCACCACGCCAAGGCGATCGGCATGGGGTGGATGGGCCTCTCTATTATTGGCTCGCTGGCCGTCGGCTTCTTCGGCCTCGCCTACGTCGTCTCGTCGGGTACAGACCTCGCCGATCCCGAAAAGATCTTTATCACCCTCTCGCAGCTGCTCTTCGACCCCTGGATCGCCGGCTTCCTCCTCGCCGCCATCCTCGCGGCCATCATGAGCACGATCGATTCGCAGCTGCTGGTCTCCTCGTCGGTCCTGACGCGGGACATTTACCATGCCACCTTGCGCAAAAAAGCCTCGGACAGCGAGCTGGTCTGGGTCGGACGGGCAACGGTCATCGCGATCGCCCTGATCGCCTGGTACCTCTCCACGGACAAAAACTCCAGCGTCCTCTCCCTCGTCGCCTATGCCTGGGCCGGCTTCGGGGCGGCCTTCGGGCCGCTGATCATCCTCTCGCTTTACCGGCGCGACATTACCAAAGGCGGGGCGATTGCCGGTATGGTAACGGGAGCGCTCACGGTCATCGTCTGGAAACAGCTCGAAGGGGGCCTTTTTGAACTCTATGAACTGCTGCCGGGGTTTGTGGCAGGCTGGGTGGCCATCAGGCTCGTTTCACCGGTAACGCCCCCGGTCCCCGAATCGATCTTGCACCGCGTTGAAGAGACTAGCGGCGATTTCAGACGCAAGAAAGGGGAAGCGTGA
- the murD gene encoding UDP-N-acetylmuramoyl-L-alanine--D-glutamate ligase, whose amino-acid sequence MQHNRTSLFGYGVTTRAIAKTFGPCTFYDDHVHKPFTDEEGNRVRPTAEFDPRYSDLEIPSPGIPPEHPLIRQSEHLVSEYDLFLSPLARPPYTPEQKPFTVWITGTNGKTTTTQMLTHLLADKGALSGGNIGTPLAALDAASPLWVLETSSFTLHYTHEAKPDLYVVLPITPDHLSWHGSEQAYIDDKLKPLAQMREGETVLLPRAYADTPTDAFVIPYDDADDLAAFFGFETDHIHFKGPFLLDALLAMAVDRILFDRIDYAKMNAFVLDPHRQEEFSDAQNRLWVNDTKATNIDAALAAVRRYADRPIHLIVGGDDKGVDMTPLFEALTDVDVTLYTIGSNQAKLDALSARFGIPFESCGVLTEAVKRIADVHTLQSVALLSPACASLDQFPSYAVRGNTFKEAVSNLS is encoded by the coding sequence ATGCAGCATAACCGCACCTCCCTTTTCGGCTACGGCGTCACAACCCGGGCGATCGCCAAGACCTTCGGCCCCTGCACCTTCTATGACGACCACGTCCACAAGCCCTTCACCGACGAGGAGGGGAACCGGGTCCGTCCGACGGCGGAGTTTGATCCGCGCTACTCCGACCTGGAGATCCCTTCGCCGGGCATCCCCCCGGAACACCCCCTGATCCGGCAGTCGGAACACCTTGTCAGCGAGTACGACCTCTTCCTCTCGCCGCTGGCGCGTCCCCCCTATACGCCGGAACAAAAGCCTTTTACCGTCTGGATCACCGGCACTAACGGCAAGACGACCACGACGCAGATGCTCACCCACCTCCTTGCCGACAAAGGGGCGCTCTCCGGCGGCAACATCGGCACTCCCCTGGCCGCGCTGGATGCCGCGTCGCCGCTCTGGGTCCTGGAGACGAGCTCGTTTACCCTGCACTATACCCATGAGGCGAAACCGGACCTCTACGTCGTGCTGCCGATCACCCCGGACCACCTGAGCTGGCACGGCAGCGAACAGGCCTACATCGACGACAAACTGAAGCCGTTGGCACAGATGCGCGAGGGCGAGACCGTCCTGCTGCCGCGCGCCTATGCCGACACCCCGACGGACGCCTTTGTCATCCCCTACGACGATGCCGACGATCTCGCCGCCTTTTTCGGTTTCGAGACCGACCATATCCATTTCAAAGGTCCCTTCCTCCTCGACGCCCTGCTGGCGATGGCCGTCGACCGCATTCTTTTTGACCGGATCGACTATGCCAAGATGAACGCCTTTGTGCTCGACCCGCACCGCCAGGAGGAGTTCAGCGACGCTCAGAACCGCCTCTGGGTCAACGACACCAAGGCGACCAATATCGATGCGGCCCTGGCCGCCGTCCGGCGCTACGCCGACCGCCCCATCCACCTCATCGTCGGCGGCGACGACAAGGGGGTCGATATGACGCCGCTCTTCGAGGCCCTCACCGACGTTGACGTCACCCTCTATACCATCGGCAGCAACCAGGCGAAACTCGACGCTCTCAGCGCGCGCTTCGGCATCCCCTTTGAGAGCTGCGGCGTCCTGACCGAAGCGGTCAAGCGCATCGCCGACGTACACACCCTGCAGAGCGTCGCGCTGCTCTCCCCGGCCTGCGCCAGCCTGGACCAGTTTCCCTCCTATGCCGTGCGCGGTAACACGTTTAAAGAAGCCGTCTCCAATTTAAGCTAG
- a CDS encoding HAD family phosphatase — protein sequence MRGKKYILFDNDGVLVETEAWYFRANVEILNTMGITLEETRYREIMINGQSAFLLAEEAGYDTETVEAARSRRNDLYQHYLQTEEIAIPGVHEVLGALKERYRMGIVTSARREDFELIHTGRGIADAMEFVLCSGEYARAKPHPDPYLKGLELLGGTKHEAVVVEDSQRGLRSAVSAGIECVIVDNAFTAQHDFSAATHRIGTIEALLGLLD from the coding sequence GTGCGAGGCAAAAAGTACATTCTCTTCGATAACGACGGCGTACTCGTCGAGACCGAGGCGTGGTACTTCCGGGCCAACGTCGAAATTCTTAACACCATGGGCATCACCCTTGAAGAGACGCGTTACCGGGAGATCATGATCAACGGCCAGAGCGCGTTCCTGCTCGCGGAGGAGGCGGGGTACGACACGGAGACGGTCGAAGCGGCCCGCAGCAGACGCAACGATCTCTATCAGCACTACCTGCAGACGGAGGAGATCGCCATTCCCGGTGTGCATGAGGTGCTTGGAGCCCTCAAGGAACGCTACCGGATGGGAATAGTCACCTCGGCGCGACGGGAGGATTTTGAACTGATCCATACCGGCAGAGGGATAGCGGATGCGATGGAGTTCGTGCTCTGCAGCGGCGAATATGCCCGCGCGAAACCCCACCCTGACCCCTATCTGAAAGGGCTGGAACTGCTCGGTGGCACAAAGCATGAAGCTGTTGTCGTCGAGGATTCGCAGCGGGGGCTGCGTTCGGCGGTGAGCGCAGGGATTGAGTGCGTCATCGTCGATAACGCCTTTACGGCACAGCACGACTTCTCGGCCGCGACCCATCGCATCGGCACTATCGAAGCGTTGCTGGGGCTGCTGGATTAA
- a CDS encoding bifunctional proline dehydrogenase/L-glutamate gamma-semialdehyde dehydrogenase codes for MPIPPELFEETKAVARRWQEEISHHIGKEEQKLHAMMQRMLKNPINKIFLIELLDQSFRSKNPDRVADQLEYIFEKYKRTDFFSHFEQILIWLFRDVGIYVSSLSVPMFINYLRNDISAIVIQGEDPVLSKHMKARRAEGTRVNINVIGEVVHSEAEAARRVEKYIAMLENPDIDYLSLKISNMFSQILPLAHDNNVAHVSSRLERVYRAAIANPCRDREEKTQPKFVNLDMEEYRDVRITIDAFKKVLSREEFTQLHAGIVVQAYLPDALTYIRELADWAKARVDAGGAPIKIRIVKGANQEMELTEASLRGWPNVTYAHKAESDANYKKAMDYLLDPAVAPYVHTGVASHNLFDHAMAMLLAKARGVEQYVTAEMLEGMSEAAYRLLKAEGRNVILYAPTATKETFTNAIAYLVRRFDENTAEQNFLRHSFGLKVDTPEWEQLVKTFDDAVALLPSVSEAPNRTQDRTRPVEKIAVDPAVYHFENEPDTDFILPANRAWAEAIRDKWQHIGEREGGFSAYPVIGGRIVQRDETVTVIDKSQYHENKRAGSYVEATPEDMAAAIDTAQADPDGWRKLTPHARQKIMMEVAHAIRVARGDLIGIAAAEVGKVFTETDVEVSEAIDFVNFYPYSVTKLAGLTGVEAKGKGVGLIISPWNFPVAIPTGGIAAALAAGNTVILKPAEASILTAYRLCQCFWEAGVSMNTLQFIPGRGSAVGEHMIPSKGIDFTIFTGGEETAYRIIKARPDIHLSAETGGKDATIVTAMADRDQAIGHVMASAFHNSGQKCSATSLLVLEKELYDDEEYKRQLKEAAESMQTGSVWDFSNRVGTLVDRPAGKLAQALELLDEGEEWLLAPDYADRGNPYMLTPSIRWGTASGDFCHMNELFGPVLSVMRAEDLEDAIGIVNATGYGLTSGLESLDHREQEQWKATLLAGNLYINRGTTGAIVLRQPFGGMRKSAIGSGRKAGGFNYVSQFMDITYRETNLYESCSTPFTDRMRVMLQRDTVFHDECEKALRHLCHFAHWHETEFMKPHDYAHIRGESNVIRYLPVESVLMRLVEGDRLEEALATIMAVRMVGARLHISLPEHSKQAEFLWLESKQASLLGEHDAITRDSEAVFIDRIPHYERVRSLRPENVSPALFDAIADRAVYIAREPFVAHGRIELMHYFIEQSISNSYHRYGNLGIAGLHPEEEV; via the coding sequence ATGCCCATTCCCCCCGAACTATTCGAAGAGACAAAAGCCGTCGCCCGCCGGTGGCAGGAGGAGATCTCGCACCATATCGGGAAGGAGGAGCAGAAACTTCACGCGATGATGCAGCGCATGCTGAAAAACCCTATTAACAAGATCTTCCTCATCGAACTGCTCGACCAAAGCTTCCGTTCCAAAAACCCCGACCGGGTCGCCGACCAGCTCGAATACATCTTCGAAAAATACAAACGTACGGATTTCTTCAGCCACTTCGAACAGATCCTTATCTGGCTCTTCCGCGACGTCGGCATCTACGTCAGCTCCCTCTCCGTGCCGATGTTTATCAACTACCTGCGCAACGACATCAGCGCCATCGTCATTCAGGGCGAAGACCCCGTCCTCTCCAAGCACATGAAAGCGCGCCGGGCCGAGGGGACCCGGGTCAATATCAACGTCATCGGGGAGGTCGTCCACAGCGAGGCCGAAGCCGCACGGCGGGTCGAAAAATATATCGCGATGCTCGAGAACCCGGATATCGACTACCTTTCGCTCAAGATCTCCAACATGTTCTCCCAGATCCTTCCCCTGGCTCACGACAACAACGTCGCGCATGTCTCTTCCCGGCTCGAGCGGGTCTACCGGGCGGCCATCGCCAACCCCTGCCGTGACAGGGAGGAAAAGACACAGCCCAAATTCGTCAACCTCGATATGGAGGAGTACCGCGACGTCCGCATCACCATCGACGCCTTCAAAAAGGTCCTCTCCAGGGAGGAGTTCACGCAGCTGCATGCGGGCATCGTCGTCCAGGCCTACCTCCCCGATGCCCTCACCTACATCCGGGAACTGGCCGACTGGGCCAAAGCCCGCGTCGACGCCGGAGGCGCGCCGATCAAAATCCGCATCGTCAAGGGGGCCAACCAGGAGATGGAGCTGACAGAGGCCTCCTTGCGCGGCTGGCCCAACGTCACCTACGCGCACAAAGCGGAATCGGACGCCAACTACAAAAAAGCGATGGACTACCTGCTCGACCCCGCCGTCGCCCCCTACGTGCATACCGGTGTCGCCTCGCACAACCTCTTCGACCATGCCATGGCCATGCTGCTGGCGAAGGCGCGCGGGGTTGAGCAGTATGTCACCGCCGAGATGCTGGAGGGGATGAGCGAAGCGGCCTACCGGCTCCTCAAAGCTGAAGGACGCAATGTCATCCTCTACGCCCCGACGGCGACGAAGGAGACCTTTACCAATGCCATCGCCTACCTGGTGCGCCGCTTTGATGAGAACACCGCCGAGCAGAACTTCCTGCGCCACAGTTTCGGCCTGAAGGTGGACACACCGGAGTGGGAGCAGCTCGTCAAGACCTTCGACGATGCCGTCGCCCTCCTCCCCTCCGTGTCCGAAGCGCCCAACCGCACCCAGGACCGCACCCGGCCGGTCGAAAAGATCGCCGTCGATCCCGCCGTCTATCATTTTGAGAACGAGCCCGATACGGACTTTATCCTCCCCGCCAACCGCGCCTGGGCGGAAGCGATCCGCGACAAATGGCAGCATATCGGTGAGCGCGAGGGAGGCTTCAGTGCCTACCCTGTCATCGGCGGCAGGATCGTGCAGCGCGACGAAACGGTCACGGTGATTGACAAGTCCCAATACCACGAGAACAAACGCGCGGGCTCCTATGTCGAAGCGACTCCGGAAGATATGGCCGCTGCCATCGACACGGCCCAAGCCGACCCCGACGGCTGGCGAAAGCTGACGCCCCACGCGCGCCAGAAGATCATGATGGAGGTCGCCCACGCAATCCGGGTTGCCCGGGGCGACCTCATCGGCATTGCCGCGGCGGAGGTGGGCAAGGTCTTCACCGAGACCGATGTCGAAGTGAGCGAGGCGATCGATTTCGTCAACTTCTACCCCTACAGCGTCACCAAGCTGGCGGGGCTGACGGGAGTAGAGGCCAAAGGCAAAGGGGTCGGCCTCATCATCAGCCCCTGGAACTTTCCCGTCGCCATTCCCACCGGGGGGATCGCCGCGGCCCTCGCGGCAGGCAACACGGTGATCCTGAAACCCGCCGAAGCCTCCATCCTCACCGCCTACCGCCTCTGCCAATGCTTCTGGGAAGCGGGGGTCAGCATGAACACCCTGCAGTTCATCCCGGGACGCGGGTCAGCGGTCGGGGAGCATATGATCCCCAGCAAGGGGATTGATTTTACGATCTTCACCGGCGGCGAAGAGACGGCCTACCGCATCATCAAAGCCCGTCCCGACATTCACCTGAGTGCGGAAACGGGAGGCAAGGACGCTACCATCGTCACGGCGATGGCGGACAGGGACCAGGCGATCGGCCACGTCATGGCCTCGGCCTTTCACAACTCCGGGCAGAAGTGCTCGGCGACATCGTTGCTTGTACTGGAAAAAGAGCTCTACGACGACGAGGAGTACAAACGGCAGCTCAAAGAGGCGGCGGAGTCCATGCAGACCGGTTCCGTCTGGGATTTCAGCAACCGCGTCGGTACCCTCGTCGACCGCCCCGCGGGCAAACTGGCGCAAGCCCTCGAGCTCCTGGACGAGGGAGAGGAGTGGCTGCTGGCACCCGACTATGCCGACAGAGGCAATCCCTATATGCTCACCCCCTCGATCCGCTGGGGAACCGCGTCGGGGGATTTCTGCCACATGAACGAGCTTTTCGGCCCCGTCCTCAGCGTGATGCGCGCCGAGGACCTCGAAGACGCCATCGGGATCGTCAACGCCACCGGCTACGGCCTCACCTCCGGGTTGGAGTCCCTCGACCACCGCGAACAGGAGCAGTGGAAAGCGACGCTGCTCGCGGGGAACCTCTATATCAACCGCGGCACAACCGGGGCGATCGTGCTGCGTCAGCCCTTCGGCGGGATGCGCAAATCGGCCATCGGCAGCGGCAGGAAAGCGGGCGGCTTCAACTACGTCAGCCAGTTTATGGATATCACCTACCGTGAAACTAACCTCTACGAGTCCTGTTCCACGCCCTTCACCGACCGTATGCGGGTGATGCTCCAGCGCGACACCGTCTTTCACGACGAGTGCGAGAAGGCCCTGCGCCACCTCTGCCACTTCGCACACTGGCACGAGACCGAGTTTATGAAACCCCATGACTATGCCCATATCCGCGGGGAGTCCAACGTCATCCGCTACCTGCCGGTCGAAAGCGTCCTGATGCGCCTCGTGGAGGGGGACCGCCTGGAGGAGGCGCTTGCCACGATCATGGCTGTCAGGATGGTCGGTGCGCGCCTGCACATCTCCCTGCCCGAACACTCTAAGCAGGCGGAGTTCCTCTGGCTCGAATCGAAGCAAGCGAGCCTGCTCGGGGAGCACGACGCCATCACCCGCGACAGCGAGGCGGTCTTCATCGACCGGATCCCCCATTACGAACGGGTCCGCTCTCTCCGCCCCGAGAACGTCTCCCCGGCCCTCTTCGACGCCATTGCCGACCGGGCCGTCTACATCGCCAGGGAACCCTTCGTCGCCCACGGGCGGATCGAACTGATGCACTACTTCATCGAACAGAGCATCTCCAACAGCTATCACCGCTACGGCAACCTCGGCATTGCCGGCCTGCACCCGGAAGAGGAGGTATAA
- the proB gene encoding glutamate 5-kinase, whose product MSKRIVIKVGSAVLTEGNRIARERILALVQMIADIRGQYDVILVTSGAVAAGYCALKLDKRERVGKKALAAAGQPILMSSYKKEFDTYHIDTAQILLTEDDFDSRKRTAMFQEIINAHLANDILPIINENDITSTPEQLFGDNDQLSAHVTYATDADLLVILSDIHGYYDKNPREHEDAKRHRVLHAVPPEALQADSTPNDPFATGGIVTKLMAADFLLRRGKRMFLCNGFELSTAVQFLIHGEQTLGTLFEPRPQAAG is encoded by the coding sequence GTGAGCAAGCGTATCGTCATCAAAGTCGGCAGTGCCGTCCTCACCGAGGGCAACCGGATCGCCAGGGAGCGTATCCTCGCCCTCGTACAGATGATCGCCGACATCCGCGGGCAGTACGACGTCATCCTCGTTACCTCGGGAGCAGTGGCGGCCGGTTACTGCGCGCTGAAACTCGACAAACGCGAACGGGTCGGCAAAAAAGCCCTGGCGGCCGCCGGCCAGCCCATTTTGATGAGCAGCTACAAAAAAGAGTTCGACACCTACCATATCGATACGGCGCAGATTCTTCTGACGGAGGACGACTTCGATTCGCGCAAACGCACGGCGATGTTCCAAGAGATCATCAACGCGCACCTGGCCAACGACATCCTCCCCATCATCAACGAGAACGACATCACCTCCACCCCCGAGCAGCTCTTCGGGGACAACGACCAGCTTTCCGCCCACGTCACCTATGCGACGGATGCCGATCTGCTCGTGATCCTCAGCGACATCCACGGCTACTACGACAAAAACCCCCGCGAACATGAGGATGCGAAACGCCACCGGGTGCTCCACGCCGTCCCGCCGGAGGCGCTGCAGGCGGACTCCACGCCCAACGACCCCTTTGCCACCGGCGGGATCGTTACCAAGCTGATGGCTGCGGACTTCCTGCTGCGGCGCGGCAAAAGGATGTTCCTCTGCAACGGCTTCGAACTCTCCACGGCGGTCCAGTTCCTGATCCACGGTGAACAGACGCTGGGAACGCTCTTCGAACCTCGGCCGCAGGCGGCAGGTTAA
- the gpmI gene encoding 2,3-bisphosphoglycerate-independent phosphoglycerate mutase: MGQKTVLVITDGVGYSQRTEANAFYHAQKPTYEKLFAEVPHALIDTFGLSVGLPEGQMGNSEVGHMTIGSGRVLYQDLVKISLAVAEGTLAGNPALTALLESSDTLHLVGLFSDGGVHSHLDHTIALAKIAEAAGKRVWLHLITDGRDVSPTSAPHYLEKLQEALSAKVRIATIGGRFYTMDRDNRWERVQSGYDAIVSAQPASDLAPAAYIEASYARKETDEFIVPAAFDGYEGMKAGDAVLVTNFRSDRVREITTALASPDFAEFDRPFAVANLATMTEYDKSFTYPVLFRKETPKNTLAEVISNQGLRQFHTAETEKYAHVTFFLNGGIDEPYTNEARVLVPSPKVKTYDLQPEMSASAVGDAVLTAMDEGYDFIVVNFANGDMVGHTGVYDAAIKAVEAVDHELGRIVEKAKADDYAMVLTSDHGNCEEMWDENGNVLTNHTVGKVWAFVMANGVEKVHPGGLNNIAPTVLELMGVAKPAEMDDSLL, translated from the coding sequence ATGGGACAAAAGACTGTACTCGTAATTACGGACGGGGTCGGCTACAGCCAACGGACGGAAGCGAACGCTTTTTACCATGCCCAAAAGCCGACCTATGAGAAACTCTTTGCCGAAGTACCCCACGCGCTGATCGACACCTTCGGTCTCAGCGTCGGCCTGCCCGAGGGGCAGATGGGGAACTCTGAAGTGGGGCACATGACCATCGGCAGCGGCCGCGTACTCTACCAGGACCTGGTCAAGATCTCCCTCGCCGTCGCCGAGGGCACCCTGGCGGGCAACCCGGCCTTGACGGCGCTGCTGGAGAGCTCCGACACGCTGCACCTCGTGGGTCTCTTCAGCGACGGTGGGGTCCATTCGCACCTCGACCATACGATCGCGCTGGCAAAGATCGCCGAAGCGGCGGGCAAGAGGGTATGGCTCCACCTCATTACCGACGGGCGCGACGTTTCACCGACATCCGCGCCCCACTACCTGGAGAAACTGCAGGAGGCGCTGAGCGCGAAGGTGCGCATTGCGACCATCGGCGGACGTTTCTATACGATGGACCGGGACAACCGCTGGGAGCGTGTCCAGAGCGGCTACGACGCCATCGTGTCGGCGCAGCCCGCCTCCGACCTCGCACCCGCGGCCTATATCGAAGCCTCCTACGCCAGGAAAGAGACGGACGAGTTCATCGTGCCGGCGGCCTTCGACGGCTATGAGGGGATGAAAGCGGGCGACGCCGTCCTCGTCACCAACTTCCGCAGCGACCGCGTGCGCGAGATCACGACGGCGCTGGCCTCGCCGGATTTTGCCGAGTTTGATCGCCCCTTCGCCGTGGCGAATCTGGCAACGATGACGGAGTATGACAAAAGCTTCACCTACCCGGTCCTCTTCCGCAAAGAGACGCCGAAAAACACCCTGGCGGAAGTGATCAGCAACCAGGGGCTTCGCCAGTTCCATACGGCGGAGACGGAGAAGTACGCCCACGTCACCTTCTTCCTCAACGGCGGGATCGACGAGCCCTATACGAACGAAGCGCGGGTGCTCGTGCCGAGCCCGAAGGTCAAGACCTATGACCTGCAGCCGGAGATGAGCGCCTCCGCAGTCGGCGATGCCGTCTTGACCGCGATGGATGAAGGGTACGATTTCATCGTCGTCAACTTCGCCAACGGTGACATGGTCGGGCACACGGGTGTTTATGACGCCGCCATCAAGGCCGTCGAAGCCGTCGACCATGAACTCGGCCGTATCGTGGAGAAAGCGAAAGCAGATGATTATGCGATGGTCCTCACCTCCGACCACGGTAACTGCGAGGAGATGTGGGACGAGAACGGCAACGTCCTCACGAACCACACCGTCGGCAAGGTTTGGGCTTTTGTCATGGCGAATGGTGTCGAAAAAGTACACCCCGGCGGCCTCAACAACATCGCCCCGACGGTCCTCGAACTGATGGGCGTGGCAAAACCGGCCGAGATGGACGACAGCCTGTTGTAA
- the mraY gene encoding phospho-N-acetylmuramoyl-pentapeptide-transferase has translation MLYWFYELLDINLLQYITVRAGVAFFLALCMTLFLMPRFIRWAQKTSSVQPINDYAPDRHREKAKTPTMGGVVFIVSTLIASAITVRYDNFFALGGMLVLALFMLIGFKDDYAKIDKQHNLAGLTARAKLLFQIVAALAGALFLRFAAGLDTELYVPFYKYPLFDMQLFALFFWSLVMVAASNAVNLTDGLDGLATVPSVFALMTLGIFVYIIGHAGLSAYLLMPNFPVGEASVVAAALIGALIGFLWFNSHPAEVFMGDSGSLAIGAFIGYLGIVAKSEFLLLLIGFIFVIETVSVIIQVGSFKLRKKRVFLMAPIHHHFEMKNWAENKIIVRFWIIAMLSNLAALITLKIR, from the coding sequence ATGCTTTACTGGTTTTACGAACTTCTGGATATCAACCTGCTGCAATACATTACCGTCCGTGCCGGCGTCGCCTTTTTCCTGGCGCTCTGCATGACCCTTTTCCTGATGCCCCGCTTCATCCGCTGGGCGCAGAAGACCTCCAGCGTCCAACCCATTAACGACTACGCGCCCGACCGCCACCGCGAGAAAGCGAAGACCCCGACGATGGGGGGCGTCGTCTTCATCGTTTCAACCCTCATCGCATCGGCGATCACCGTCCGGTACGACAATTTTTTCGCCCTGGGCGGGATGCTCGTGCTCGCGCTCTTTATGCTGATCGGCTTCAAAGACGACTACGCCAAGATCGACAAGCAGCACAACCTTGCCGGCCTCACTGCCAGGGCCAAACTGCTGTTCCAGATCGTCGCCGCCCTCGCAGGCGCCCTTTTCCTGCGTTTCGCGGCGGGACTGGATACGGAACTGTATGTCCCCTTTTACAAGTACCCGCTCTTTGACATGCAGCTTTTCGCCCTCTTTTTCTGGAGCCTCGTTATGGTCGCGGCCTCCAACGCCGTGAACCTCACCGATGGGCTCGACGGCCTCGCTACGGTGCCCTCCGTCTTTGCCCTGATGACCCTGGGCATTTTCGTTTACATCATCGGACACGCCGGTCTCTCCGCCTACCTGCTGATGCCGAACTTCCCCGTCGGGGAAGCCTCCGTCGTCGCCGCGGCGCTCATCGGTGCGCTCATCGGCTTTCTCTGGTTCAACTCCCATCCGGCCGAGGTCTTTATGGGCGACAGCGGTTCGCTCGCCATCGGCGCCTTTATCGGCTACCTCGGCATCGTCGCCAAGAGCGAGTTCCTGCTGCTGCTCATCGGTTTCATCTTCGTCATCGAGACCGTCTCCGTCATTATCCAGGTCGGCAGCTTCAAACTGCGCAAAAAGCGGGTCTTCCTGATGGCCCCCATCCACCACCACTTCGAGATGAAGAACTGGGCGGAGAACAAGATCATCGTCCGCTTCTGGATCATCGCCATGCTCTCGAACCTCGCCGCGCTCATTACCCTCAAAATCCGCTAA